A single genomic interval of Homo sapiens chromosome 15, GRCh38.p14 Primary Assembly harbors:
- the PSTPIP1 gene encoding proline-serine-threonine phosphatase-interacting protein 1 isoform X10: MMPQLQFKDAFWCRDFTAHTGYEVLLQRLLDGRKMCKDMEELLRQRAQAEERYGKELVQIARKAGGQTEINSLRASFDSLKQQMENVGSSHIQLALTLREELRSLEEFRERQKEQRKKGMAVPRQSDCMEVKSPSWEYEAVMDRVQKSKLSLYKKAMESKKTYEQKCRDADDAEQAFERISANGHQKQVEKSQNKARQCKDSATEAERVYRQSIAQLEKVRAEWEQEHRTTCEAFQLQEFDRLTILRNALWVHSNQLSMQCVKDDEVLWTAARKSQDHFVGSFCCVHRDPDPHPRAE, translated from the exons TGCAGGGACTTCACAGCCCACACGGGCTACGAGGTGCTGCTGCAGCGGCTTCTGGATGGCAGGAAGATGTGCAAAGACATGGAGGAGCTACTGAGGCAGAG GGCCCAGGCGGAGGAGCGGTACGGGAAGGAGCTGGTGCAGATCGCACGGAAGGCAGGTGGCCAGACGGAGATCAA CTCCCTGAGGGCCTCCTTTGACTCCTTGAAGCAGC AAATGGAGAATGTGGGCAGCTCACACATCCAGCTGGCCCTGACCCTGCGTGAGGAGCTGCGGAGTCTCGAGGAGTTTCGTGAGAGGCAGAAGGAGCAGAGGAAGAAG GGCATGGCTGTCCCGAGACAGAGTGACTGCATGGAAGTGAAGTCCCCATCATGGGAG TATGAGGCCGTCATGGACCGGGTCCAGAAGAGCAAGCTGTCGCTCTACAAGAAGGCCATGGAG TCCAAGAAGACATACGAGCAGAAGTGCCGGGACGCGGACGACGCGGAGCAGGCCTTCGAGCGCATTAGCGCCAACGGCCACCAGAAGCAGGTGGAGAAG AGTCAGAACAAAGCCAGGCAGTGCAAGGACTCGGCCACCGAGGCAG AGCGGGTATACAGGCAGAGCATTGCGCAGCTGGAGAAGGTCCGGGCTGAGTGGGAGCAGGAGCACCGGACCACCTGTGAG GCCTTTCAGCTGCAAGAGTTTGACCGGCTGACCATTCTCCGCAACGCCCTGTGGGTGCACAGCAACCAGCTCTCCATGCAGTGTGTCAAGGATGATGAG GTTCTCTGGACTGCTGCACGGAAGTCCCAAGACCACTTCGTTGGCAGCTTCTGCTG CGTCCACAGAGACCCTGACCCCCACCCCCGAGCGGAATGA
- the PSTPIP1 gene encoding proline-serine-threonine phosphatase-interacting protein 1 isoform X1 — translation MMPQLQFKDAFWCRDFTAHTGYEVLLQRLLDGRKMCKDMEELLRQRAQAEERYGKELVQIARKAGGQTEINSLRASFDSLKQQMENVGSSHIQLALTLREELRSLEEFRERQKEQRKKGMAVPRQSDCMEVKSPSWEYEAVMDRVQKSKLSLYKKAMESKKTYEQKCRDADDAEQAFERISANGHQKQVEKSQNKARQCKDSATEAERVYRQSIAQLEKVRAEWEQEHRTTCEAFQLQEFDRLTILRNALWVHSNQLSMQCVKDDELYEEVRLTLEGCSIDADIDSFIQAKSTGTEPPAPVPYQNYYDREVTPLTSSPGIQPSCGMIKRFSGLLHGSPKTTSLAASAASTETLTPTPERNEGVYTAIAVQEIQGNPASPAQEYRALYDYTAQNPDELDLSAGDILEVILEGEDGWWTVERNGQRGFVPGSYLEKL, via the exons TGCAGGGACTTCACAGCCCACACGGGCTACGAGGTGCTGCTGCAGCGGCTTCTGGATGGCAGGAAGATGTGCAAAGACATGGAGGAGCTACTGAGGCAGAG GGCCCAGGCGGAGGAGCGGTACGGGAAGGAGCTGGTGCAGATCGCACGGAAGGCAGGTGGCCAGACGGAGATCAA CTCCCTGAGGGCCTCCTTTGACTCCTTGAAGCAGC AAATGGAGAATGTGGGCAGCTCACACATCCAGCTGGCCCTGACCCTGCGTGAGGAGCTGCGGAGTCTCGAGGAGTTTCGTGAGAGGCAGAAGGAGCAGAGGAAGAAG GGCATGGCTGTCCCGAGACAGAGTGACTGCATGGAAGTGAAGTCCCCATCATGGGAG TATGAGGCCGTCATGGACCGGGTCCAGAAGAGCAAGCTGTCGCTCTACAAGAAGGCCATGGAG TCCAAGAAGACATACGAGCAGAAGTGCCGGGACGCGGACGACGCGGAGCAGGCCTTCGAGCGCATTAGCGCCAACGGCCACCAGAAGCAGGTGGAGAAG AGTCAGAACAAAGCCAGGCAGTGCAAGGACTCGGCCACCGAGGCAG AGCGGGTATACAGGCAGAGCATTGCGCAGCTGGAGAAGGTCCGGGCTGAGTGGGAGCAGGAGCACCGGACCACCTGTGAG GCCTTTCAGCTGCAAGAGTTTGACCGGCTGACCATTCTCCGCAACGCCCTGTGGGTGCACAGCAACCAGCTCTCCATGCAGTGTGTCAAGGATGATGAG CTCTACGAGGAAGTGCGGCTGACGCTGGAAGGCTGCAGCATAGACGCCGACATCGACAGTTTCATCCAGGCCAAGAGCACGGGCACAGAGCCCCCCG CTCCGGTGCCCTACCAGAACTATTACGATCGGGAGGTCACCCCGCTGACCAGCAGCCCTGGCATACAGCCGTCCTGCGGCATGATAAAGAG GTTCTCTGGACTGCTGCACGGAAGTCCCAAGACCACTTCGTTGGCAGCTTCTGCTG CGTCCACAGAGACCCTGACCCCCACCCCCGAGCGGAATGAGGGTGTCTACACAGCCATCGCAGTGCAGGAGATACAGGGAAACCCGGCCTCACCAGCCCAGGAGTACCGGGCGCTCTACGATTATACAGCGCAG AACCCAGATGAGCTGGACCTGTCCGCGGGAGACATCCTGGAGGTGATCCTGGAAGGGGAGGATGGCTGGTGGACTGTGGAGAGGAACGGGCAGCGTGGCTTCGTCCCTGGTTCCTACCTGGAGAAGCTTTGA
- the PSTPIP1 gene encoding proline-serine-threonine phosphatase-interacting protein 1 isoform X5 — MMPQLQFKDAFWCRDFTAHTGYEVLLQRLLDGRKMCKDMEELLRQRAQAEERYGKELVQIARKAGGQTEINSLRASFDSLKQQMENVGSSHIQLALTLREELRSLEEFRERQKEQRKKGMAVPRQSDCMEVKSPSWEYEAVMDRVQKSKLSLYKKAMESKKTYEQKCRDADDAEQAFERISANGHQKQVEKSQNKARQCKDSATEAERVYRQSIAQLEKVRAEWEQEHRTTCEAFQLQEFDRLTILRNALWVHSNQLSMQCVKDDELYEEVRLTLEGCSIDADIDSFIQAKSTGTEPPGEVRLADSAASSSGALPELLRSGGHPADQQPWHTAVLRHDKEVLWTAARKSQDHFVGSFC; from the exons TGCAGGGACTTCACAGCCCACACGGGCTACGAGGTGCTGCTGCAGCGGCTTCTGGATGGCAGGAAGATGTGCAAAGACATGGAGGAGCTACTGAGGCAGAG GGCCCAGGCGGAGGAGCGGTACGGGAAGGAGCTGGTGCAGATCGCACGGAAGGCAGGTGGCCAGACGGAGATCAA CTCCCTGAGGGCCTCCTTTGACTCCTTGAAGCAGC AAATGGAGAATGTGGGCAGCTCACACATCCAGCTGGCCCTGACCCTGCGTGAGGAGCTGCGGAGTCTCGAGGAGTTTCGTGAGAGGCAGAAGGAGCAGAGGAAGAAG GGCATGGCTGTCCCGAGACAGAGTGACTGCATGGAAGTGAAGTCCCCATCATGGGAG TATGAGGCCGTCATGGACCGGGTCCAGAAGAGCAAGCTGTCGCTCTACAAGAAGGCCATGGAG TCCAAGAAGACATACGAGCAGAAGTGCCGGGACGCGGACGACGCGGAGCAGGCCTTCGAGCGCATTAGCGCCAACGGCCACCAGAAGCAGGTGGAGAAG AGTCAGAACAAAGCCAGGCAGTGCAAGGACTCGGCCACCGAGGCAG AGCGGGTATACAGGCAGAGCATTGCGCAGCTGGAGAAGGTCCGGGCTGAGTGGGAGCAGGAGCACCGGACCACCTGTGAG GCCTTTCAGCTGCAAGAGTTTGACCGGCTGACCATTCTCCGCAACGCCCTGTGGGTGCACAGCAACCAGCTCTCCATGCAGTGTGTCAAGGATGATGAG CTCTACGAGGAAGTGCGGCTGACGCTGGAAGGCTGCAGCATAGACGCCGACATCGACAGTTTCATCCAGGCCAAGAGCACGGGCACAGAGCCCCCCGGTGAGGTCCGGCTTGCGGACAGCGCAGCCTCTAG CTCCGGTGCCCTACCAGAACTATTACGATCGGGAGGTCACCCCGCTGACCAGCAGCCCTGGCATACAGCCGTCCTGCGGCATGATAAAGAG GTTCTCTGGACTGCTGCACGGAAGTCCCAAGACCACTTCGTTGGCAGCTTCTGCTG A
- the PSTPIP1 gene encoding proline-serine-threonine phosphatase-interacting protein 1 isoform 3 (isoform 3 is encoded by transcript variant 3) translates to MVQCRDFTAHTGYEVLLQRLLDGRKMCKDMEELLRQRAQAEERYGKELVQIARKAGGQTEINSLRASFDSLKQQMENVGSSHIQLALTLREELRSLEEFRERQKEQRKKYEAVMDRVQKSKLSLYKKAMESKKTYEQKCRDADDAEQAFERISANGHQKQVEKSQNKARQCKDSATEAERVYRQSIAQLEKVRAEWEQEHRTTCEAFQLQEFDRLTILRNALWVHSNQLSMQCVKDDELYEEVRLTLEGCSIDADIDSFIQAKSTGTEPPAPVPYQNYYDREVTPLTSSPGIQPSCGMIKRFSGLLHGSPKTTSLAASAASTETLTPTPERNEGVYTAIAVQEIQGNPASPAQEYRALYDYTAQNPDELDLSAGDILEVILEGEDGWWTVERNGQRGFVPGSYLEKL, encoded by the exons TGCAGGGACTTCACAGCCCACACGGGCTACGAGGTGCTGCTGCAGCGGCTTCTGGATGGCAGGAAGATGTGCAAAGACATGGAGGAGCTACTGAGGCAGAG GGCCCAGGCGGAGGAGCGGTACGGGAAGGAGCTGGTGCAGATCGCACGGAAGGCAGGTGGCCAGACGGAGATCAA CTCCCTGAGGGCCTCCTTTGACTCCTTGAAGCAGC AAATGGAGAATGTGGGCAGCTCACACATCCAGCTGGCCCTGACCCTGCGTGAGGAGCTGCGGAGTCTCGAGGAGTTTCGTGAGAGGCAGAAGGAGCAGAGGAAGAAG TATGAGGCCGTCATGGACCGGGTCCAGAAGAGCAAGCTGTCGCTCTACAAGAAGGCCATGGAG TCCAAGAAGACATACGAGCAGAAGTGCCGGGACGCGGACGACGCGGAGCAGGCCTTCGAGCGCATTAGCGCCAACGGCCACCAGAAGCAGGTGGAGAAG AGTCAGAACAAAGCCAGGCAGTGCAAGGACTCGGCCACCGAGGCAG AGCGGGTATACAGGCAGAGCATTGCGCAGCTGGAGAAGGTCCGGGCTGAGTGGGAGCAGGAGCACCGGACCACCTGTGAG GCCTTTCAGCTGCAAGAGTTTGACCGGCTGACCATTCTCCGCAACGCCCTGTGGGTGCACAGCAACCAGCTCTCCATGCAGTGTGTCAAGGATGATGAG CTCTACGAGGAAGTGCGGCTGACGCTGGAAGGCTGCAGCATAGACGCCGACATCGACAGTTTCATCCAGGCCAAGAGCACGGGCACAGAGCCCCCCG CTCCGGTGCCCTACCAGAACTATTACGATCGGGAGGTCACCCCGCTGACCAGCAGCCCTGGCATACAGCCGTCCTGCGGCATGATAAAGAG GTTCTCTGGACTGCTGCACGGAAGTCCCAAGACCACTTCGTTGGCAGCTTCTGCTG CGTCCACAGAGACCCTGACCCCCACCCCCGAGCGGAATGAGGGTGTCTACACAGCCATCGCAGTGCAGGAGATACAGGGAAACCCGGCCTCACCAGCCCAGGAGTACCGGGCGCTCTACGATTATACAGCGCAG AACCCAGATGAGCTGGACCTGTCCGCGGGAGACATCCTGGAGGTGATCCTGGAAGGGGAGGATGGCTGGTGGACTGTGGAGAGGAACGGGCAGCGTGGCTTCGTCCCTGGTTCCTACCTGGAGAAGCTTTGA
- the PSTPIP1 gene encoding proline-serine-threonine phosphatase-interacting protein 1 isoform X7 yields MPSSLRASFDSLKQQMENVGSSHIQLALTLREELRSLEEFRERQKEQRKKYEAVMDRVQKSKLSLYKKAMESKKTYEQKCRDADDAEQAFERISANGHQKQVEKSQNKARQCKDSATEAERVYRQSIAQLEKVRAEWEQEHRTTCEAFQLQEFDRLTILRNALWVHSNQLSMQCVKDDELYEEVRLTLEGCSIDADIDSFIQAKSTGTEPPAPVPYQNYYDREVTPLTSSPGIQPSCGMIKRFSGLLHGSPKTTSLAASAASTETLTPTPERNEGVYTAIAVQEIQGNPASPAQEYRALYDYTAQNPDELDLSAGDILEVILEGEDGWWTVERNGQRGFVPGSYLEKL; encoded by the exons ATGCCCAG CTCCCTGAGGGCCTCCTTTGACTCCTTGAAGCAGC AAATGGAGAATGTGGGCAGCTCACACATCCAGCTGGCCCTGACCCTGCGTGAGGAGCTGCGGAGTCTCGAGGAGTTTCGTGAGAGGCAGAAGGAGCAGAGGAAGAAG TATGAGGCCGTCATGGACCGGGTCCAGAAGAGCAAGCTGTCGCTCTACAAGAAGGCCATGGAG TCCAAGAAGACATACGAGCAGAAGTGCCGGGACGCGGACGACGCGGAGCAGGCCTTCGAGCGCATTAGCGCCAACGGCCACCAGAAGCAGGTGGAGAAG AGTCAGAACAAAGCCAGGCAGTGCAAGGACTCGGCCACCGAGGCAG AGCGGGTATACAGGCAGAGCATTGCGCAGCTGGAGAAGGTCCGGGCTGAGTGGGAGCAGGAGCACCGGACCACCTGTGAG GCCTTTCAGCTGCAAGAGTTTGACCGGCTGACCATTCTCCGCAACGCCCTGTGGGTGCACAGCAACCAGCTCTCCATGCAGTGTGTCAAGGATGATGAG CTCTACGAGGAAGTGCGGCTGACGCTGGAAGGCTGCAGCATAGACGCCGACATCGACAGTTTCATCCAGGCCAAGAGCACGGGCACAGAGCCCCCCG CTCCGGTGCCCTACCAGAACTATTACGATCGGGAGGTCACCCCGCTGACCAGCAGCCCTGGCATACAGCCGTCCTGCGGCATGATAAAGAG GTTCTCTGGACTGCTGCACGGAAGTCCCAAGACCACTTCGTTGGCAGCTTCTGCTG CGTCCACAGAGACCCTGACCCCCACCCCCGAGCGGAATGAGGGTGTCTACACAGCCATCGCAGTGCAGGAGATACAGGGAAACCCGGCCTCACCAGCCCAGGAGTACCGGGCGCTCTACGATTATACAGCGCAG AACCCAGATGAGCTGGACCTGTCCGCGGGAGACATCCTGGAGGTGATCCTGGAAGGGGAGGATGGCTGGTGGACTGTGGAGAGGAACGGGCAGCGTGGCTTCGTCCCTGGTTCCTACCTGGAGAAGCTTTGA
- the PSTPIP1 gene encoding proline-serine-threonine phosphatase-interacting protein 1 isoform X4, producing MPSSLRASFDSLKQQMENVGSSHIQLALTLREELRSLEEFRERQKEQRKKGMAVPRQSDCMEVKSPSWEYEAVMDRVQKSKLSLYKKAMESKKTYEQKCRDADDAEQAFERISANGHQKQVEKSQNKARQCKDSATEAERVYRQSIAQLEKVRAEWEQEHRTTCEAFQLQEFDRLTILRNALWVHSNQLSMQCVKDDELYEEVRLTLEGCSIDADIDSFIQAKSTGTEPPAPVPYQNYYDREVTPLTSSPGIQPSCGMIKRFSGLLHGSPKTTSLAASAASTETLTPTPERNEGVYTAIAVQEIQGNPASPAQEYRALYDYTAQNPDELDLSAGDILEVILEGEDGWWTVERNGQRGFVPGSYLEKL from the exons ATGCCCAG CTCCCTGAGGGCCTCCTTTGACTCCTTGAAGCAGC AAATGGAGAATGTGGGCAGCTCACACATCCAGCTGGCCCTGACCCTGCGTGAGGAGCTGCGGAGTCTCGAGGAGTTTCGTGAGAGGCAGAAGGAGCAGAGGAAGAAG GGCATGGCTGTCCCGAGACAGAGTGACTGCATGGAAGTGAAGTCCCCATCATGGGAG TATGAGGCCGTCATGGACCGGGTCCAGAAGAGCAAGCTGTCGCTCTACAAGAAGGCCATGGAG TCCAAGAAGACATACGAGCAGAAGTGCCGGGACGCGGACGACGCGGAGCAGGCCTTCGAGCGCATTAGCGCCAACGGCCACCAGAAGCAGGTGGAGAAG AGTCAGAACAAAGCCAGGCAGTGCAAGGACTCGGCCACCGAGGCAG AGCGGGTATACAGGCAGAGCATTGCGCAGCTGGAGAAGGTCCGGGCTGAGTGGGAGCAGGAGCACCGGACCACCTGTGAG GCCTTTCAGCTGCAAGAGTTTGACCGGCTGACCATTCTCCGCAACGCCCTGTGGGTGCACAGCAACCAGCTCTCCATGCAGTGTGTCAAGGATGATGAG CTCTACGAGGAAGTGCGGCTGACGCTGGAAGGCTGCAGCATAGACGCCGACATCGACAGTTTCATCCAGGCCAAGAGCACGGGCACAGAGCCCCCCG CTCCGGTGCCCTACCAGAACTATTACGATCGGGAGGTCACCCCGCTGACCAGCAGCCCTGGCATACAGCCGTCCTGCGGCATGATAAAGAG GTTCTCTGGACTGCTGCACGGAAGTCCCAAGACCACTTCGTTGGCAGCTTCTGCTG CGTCCACAGAGACCCTGACCCCCACCCCCGAGCGGAATGAGGGTGTCTACACAGCCATCGCAGTGCAGGAGATACAGGGAAACCCGGCCTCACCAGCCCAGGAGTACCGGGCGCTCTACGATTATACAGCGCAG AACCCAGATGAGCTGGACCTGTCCGCGGGAGACATCCTGGAGGTGATCCTGGAAGGGGAGGATGGCTGGTGGACTGTGGAGAGGAACGGGCAGCGTGGCTTCGTCCCTGGTTCCTACCTGGAGAAGCTTTGA
- the PSTPIP1 gene encoding proline-serine-threonine phosphatase-interacting protein 1 isoform X11 — protein sequence MDRVQKSKLSLYKKAMESKKTYEQKCRDADDAEQAFERISANGHQKQVEKSQNKARQCKDSATEAERVYRQSIAQLEKVRAEWEQEHRTTCEAFQLQEFDRLTILRNALWVHSNQLSMQCVKDDELYEEVRLTLEGCSIDADIDSFIQAKSTGTEPPAPVPYQNYYDREVTPLTSSPGIQPSCGMIKRFSGLLHGSPKTTSLAASAASTETLTPTPERNEGVYTAIAVQEIQGNPASPAQEYRALYDYTAQNPDELDLSAGDILEVILEGEDGWWTVERNGQRGFVPGSYLEKL from the exons ATGGACCGGGTCCAGAAGAGCAAGCTGTCGCTCTACAAGAAGGCCATGGAG TCCAAGAAGACATACGAGCAGAAGTGCCGGGACGCGGACGACGCGGAGCAGGCCTTCGAGCGCATTAGCGCCAACGGCCACCAGAAGCAGGTGGAGAAG AGTCAGAACAAAGCCAGGCAGTGCAAGGACTCGGCCACCGAGGCAG AGCGGGTATACAGGCAGAGCATTGCGCAGCTGGAGAAGGTCCGGGCTGAGTGGGAGCAGGAGCACCGGACCACCTGTGAG GCCTTTCAGCTGCAAGAGTTTGACCGGCTGACCATTCTCCGCAACGCCCTGTGGGTGCACAGCAACCAGCTCTCCATGCAGTGTGTCAAGGATGATGAG CTCTACGAGGAAGTGCGGCTGACGCTGGAAGGCTGCAGCATAGACGCCGACATCGACAGTTTCATCCAGGCCAAGAGCACGGGCACAGAGCCCCCCG CTCCGGTGCCCTACCAGAACTATTACGATCGGGAGGTCACCCCGCTGACCAGCAGCCCTGGCATACAGCCGTCCTGCGGCATGATAAAGAG GTTCTCTGGACTGCTGCACGGAAGTCCCAAGACCACTTCGTTGGCAGCTTCTGCTG CGTCCACAGAGACCCTGACCCCCACCCCCGAGCGGAATGAGGGTGTCTACACAGCCATCGCAGTGCAGGAGATACAGGGAAACCCGGCCTCACCAGCCCAGGAGTACCGGGCGCTCTACGATTATACAGCGCAG AACCCAGATGAGCTGGACCTGTCCGCGGGAGACATCCTGGAGGTGATCCTGGAAGGGGAGGATGGCTGGTGGACTGTGGAGAGGAACGGGCAGCGTGGCTTCGTCCCTGGTTCCTACCTGGAGAAGCTTTGA